Below is a window of Camelina sativa cultivar DH55 chromosome 11, Cs, whole genome shotgun sequence DNA.
GCAAAGCTGGGCTTCAATTCCCTGTGGGTCGTATCGCTCGTTTCTTGAAAGCTGGTAAATACGCCGAACGTGTTGGTGCTGGTGCTCCCGTTTATCTCGCCGCCGTTCTCGAGTATTTGGCCGCCGAGGTTACTTTTTTATACTTTCCCCTATCTCTTTCTCAATCCCTTTACCTACTTTTATCAGggcttcctctgtttttgcgtgattagttttttttctttttctttttggcgaTCCATGAAAGAATCTAGGGTTCTTGAATTTTCAGGAATTGGGGAATTTTAGTTAAAGTTgtaaaatttaacatatatttctcaattttgtttagattggtGTTTGAATTGATCTTAAATGAACATACTTTTGTGTCTATTTGATTAGTCTAAAATCGAAATTTTTGTACTTTCTAATATGgaaactaatttgatttgttagtTAAAGTTCTCATTTTTGGGTATTTTGATCATTGcggttttttttcttgaattgggTGTGTTTAATCGTCTTGGGGTCGTTAATGGTTTGTGGTTGAGACTGAAACTGATGTGTTTTAAAATCATTCTCGTTAGGTTCTTGAACTCGCTGGGAACGCAGCAAGAGATAACAAGAAGACACGTATTGTTCCTCGTCACATTCAGCTCGCTGTGAGAAACGATGAGGAGCTAAGCAAGCTTCTTGGAGATGTGACGATTGCTAACGGAGGAGTGATGCCTAATAtccacaatcttcttctccctaAGAAGTCTGGACCTTCAAAGCCTCAGGAAGATTAGATTCTCAAAACACAAGGATGATATAGAAGAAACACGTCTTGCTGACtcct
It encodes the following:
- the LOC104725990 gene encoding histone H2A.6, with the protein product MAGRGKTLGSGAAKKATSRSSKAGLQFPVGRIARFLKAGKYAERVGAGAPVYLAAVLEYLAAEVLELAGNAARDNKKTRIVPRHIQLAVRNDEELSKLLGDVTIANGGVMPNIHNLLLPKKSGPSKPQED